Proteins co-encoded in one Chrysemys picta bellii isolate R12L10 chromosome 13, ASM1138683v2, whole genome shotgun sequence genomic window:
- the LOC135975352 gene encoding uncharacterized protein LOC135975352, whose translation MQSSPAVMAVQSGNRKRAPAWTDREVLDLIAVWGDESVLSELRSKRRNAKIYEKISKDMAERGYSRDATQCRVKIKELRQAYQKTKEANGCSGSHPQTSRFYEALHSILGAAATTTPPVTVDSEDGILSTAGSSDMLGDGEDEEGDEEGEAVGSSHNADFPDSQDLFITLTEIPYEASPAVTPDTESGEGSATPSATVSQPSLESHSQRLARIRRRKKRTREDMFSELMASSQAQAAQQTQWRENLTRMHQANMDREERWRQEDQQATQTLLGLLREQTDTLRRLVDVLQERRQEDRAPLQSISNRPPPPPSPIPTSPKVQRRRGGRVPAKSHSTPAESSSSRRLSFPKI comes from the exons atgcagagctctccagcagtgatggccgtgcagtctgggaatagaaagagagccccagcatggactgatcgtgaagtcttggatctcatcgctgtgtggggcgatgagtccgtgctttccgagctgcgatccaaaagaaggaatgcaaagatctacgagaagatctctaaagacatggcagagagaggatacagccgggatgcaacgcagtgccgcgtgaaaatcaaggagctgagacaagcgtaccagaagaccaaagaggcaaacggatgctccggatcccatccccagacatcccgtttctacgaggcactgcattccatcctcggtgctgccgccaccactaccccaccagtgaccgtggactctgaggatgggatactgtccacggccggttcctcggacatgttaggggacggggaagatgaggaaggagatgaggagggcgaggcagtcggcagctctcacaacgctgatttccccgacagccaggatctcttcatcacccttacagagatcccctacgaagcgtccccagccgttaccccggacacagaatctggtgaaggatcagcca ccccgtctgcgactgtctcacaacctagcctggaatcacactcccagaggctagcgcggattaggcgtaggaagaagaggacacgggaggacatgttctctgagcttatggcctcttcccaagcccaggcagcacagcagacccagtggcgggagaacttgacccgaatgcaccaagccaacatggatcgggaggagaggtggcggcaggaagaccagcaggcgactcaaacgctgcttggactactgagggagcaaacggacacgctccggcgccttgtggatgttctgcaggaacggaggcaggaggacagagccccactgcagtccatctctaaccgccctcccccgccaccaagtcccatacccacctcacccaaagtgcaaagaaggagaggcggcagagtccctgctaagtctcactccacccctgcagagagctctagtagcagaaggctctcatttcccaaaatttga